A window from Centropristis striata isolate RG_2023a ecotype Rhode Island chromosome 2, C.striata_1.0, whole genome shotgun sequence encodes these proteins:
- the lrrc4cb gene encoding leucine-rich repeat-containing protein 4C has product MLNTMISSLQRQTMRGRRLKGALSNPLFVVLLALQILVVAGLVRAQTCPSVCSCSNQFSKVICTRRSLRDVPDGISTNTRYLNLQDNLIQVIKVDSFKHLRHLEILQLSKNHIRSIEIGAFNGLASLNTLELFDNRLTTIPNGAFEYLSKLKELWLRNNPIESIPSYAFNRVPSLRRLDLGELKRLSYISDGAFKDLSNLRYLNLGMCNLKEIPNILPLVRLEELEMSGNQLSIVKPSSFLGLVNLQKLWMMHAQIQTIERNSFDDLQSLVELNLAHNNLTFLPHDLFTPLHRLERVHLHHNPWNCNCDILWLSWWLKETVPANTSCCARCHSPAVFKGRYIGELDHSYFQCDVPVIVEPPSDLNVTEGMGAELKCRTSSLTSISWLTPNGSLVTHGAYKVRLSVLNDGTLNFTSVTMQDTGTYTCMVSNTAGNISASAVLNVTSVENSGVTYFTTVTVETIETPGDDSQTPLPPFGWVSSSTTKGTPISTRTTERTYTIPVLDLDGEGALNGLDEVMKTTKIIIGCFVAITLMAAVLLVIFYKMRKQHNQQDPDGPASSMEVITVEEELAGVAAMERHLSLPPLEHYNHYNTYKSTYHHAPMLSTIHSSATQEPLLIQACSKDNVQETQI; this is encoded by the coding sequence ATGCTGAACACAATGATCTCCTCCCTCCAGCGCCAGACAATGAGAGGTCGTAGGCTGAAGGGGGCGCTGTCCAACCCCCTCTTTGTGGTGCTTTTGGCCCTCCAGATCCTGGTGGTGGCTGGGCTGGTTCGTGCTCAGACatgtccctctgtctgctcatgCAGCAACCAGTTCAGCAAAGTCATATGCACCCGCCGCAGTCTACGGGACGTCCCAGATGGCATTTCCACCAACACTCGCTACCTGAACCTCCAGGACAACCTCATCCAGGTGATCAAGGTGGACAGTTTCAAACATCTGCGCCATCTGGAGATCCTGCAGCTGAGCAAGAATCACATCCGCAGCATTGAGATTGGCGCCTTCAATGGACTGGCCAGTCTCAACACCTTGGAGCTCTTTGATAATCGGCTCACGACAATCCCCAATGGAGCATTCGAGTACTTGTCCAAGCTTAAGGAATTGTGGCTACGTAACAACCCCATCGAAAGTATACCATCTTATGCCTTCAACCGGGTCCCCTCGCTTCGAAGGCTGGATCTAGGTGAGCTCAAACGTCTCTCCTACATTTCTGACGGAGCCTTCAAGGACTTGAGCAACCTGCGCTACCTGAACCTGGGAATGTGCAACCTCAAGGAGATCCCCAACATCTTACCGTTGGTCAGGCTTGAAGAGCTAGAAATGTCAGGAAACCAGCTCTCTATTGTGAAGCCCAGCTCGTTTTTAGGATTGGTGAACCTCCAGAAGCTGTGGATGATGCATGCCCAGATCCAAACCATTGAAAGGAATTCCTTTGATGACCTTCAGTCGTTGGTGGAGCTCAACCTGGCTCACAACAACCTTACCTTTCTACCACATGACCTCTTCACACCGTTACATCGCCTGGAGCGGGTCCACCTCCATCACAACCCTTGGaactgcaactgtgatatcttgTGGCTCAGCTGGTGGCTGAAGGAGACCGTACCTGCCAATACCAGCTGCTGTGCCCGTTGCCATTCTCCTGCAGTCTTTAAAGGTCGCTACATTGGGGAACTGGACCACAGCTACTTCCAGTGTGATGTCCCTGTCATTGTTGAGCCACCCAGTGACTTGAATGTGACTGAAGGCATGGGTGCAGAGCTTAAATGTCGTACAAGCTCGCTGACATCCATCAGCTGGCTGACGCCGAATGGCTCGTTGGTGACACATGGGGCGTATAAGGTGCGTTTGTCTGTACTCAATGACGGGACACTGAACTTTACAAGCGTCACAATGCAGGACACTGGGACTTATACCTGTATGGTGAGCAACACAGCGGGCAACATTTCTGCCTCTGCTGTGCTTAATGTCACTTCAGTGGAAAACAGCGGGGTGACCTATTTTACCACAGTCACTGTGGAGACCATTGAGACCCCGGGGGATGATAGTCAAACGCCACTTCCCCCATTTGGCTGGGTGTCATCCTCGACAACAAAAGGTACTCCAATTTCAACAAGGACCACAGAGCGGACTTACACAATTCCAGTTCTTGATCTGGATGGAGAGGGAGCCCTCAATGGCCTGGATGAGGTGATGAAAACCACCAAGATTATCATTGGCTGCTTCGTGGCCATCACGCTTATGGCTGCTGTTCTGCTGGTTATTTTCTACAAGATGAGGAAGCAGCATAACCAGCAGGATCCTGACGGCCCTGCCTCCTCCATGGAGGTCATTACAGTTGAAGAAGAGCTGGCAGGTGTTGCGGCCATGGAGAGACACCTATCGCTGCCCCCTCTGGAGCACTACAACCACTACAACACCTACAAGAGCACTTACCACCATGCTCCAATGCTCAGTACCATACACAGCTCAGCCACACAGGAACCTTTACTGATTCAAGCCTGCTCAAAAGACAATGTACAAGAGACCCAAATCTGA